TTAGTCCGTTTTTGTTACATTGCGCTACAATTTGTGCTACCTCTTCTTTTGCTGGCTCTTTCGTATTTTTATCTTTAACAAGCTCAATCGCCTGCATTGCACCTAAACCGCGCACATCCCCAACGAATGGATTTGTTTCTTTAAGTTCTTGTAAGAAATCATTTATTCGTTTCCCGATGGCGTTCGCACGATCGACTAGCTGTTCTTCTTTAATCACATCAATAACCGCTAAGCCTGCTTGACATGCAATTGGGCTGCCACCAAAAGTTCCACCTAATTGCCCTGGATCGGAAGCATCCATAACCTCAGCACGTCCCGTAACGGCACTCAACGGCATACCTGCTGCAATCGATTTAGACATTGTCATTAAGTCTGGAGTAACATCAAAATGCTCAATCGCAAACCATTTTCCTGTTCTAGCAAATCCAGTTTGAATTTCATCTGCAATGAATAAAATATCGTTTTCTTCACAAATCTCTTTTAACCCTTTCACAAATGTTTTCGATGGAACGACAAATCCGCCTTCCCCTTGTACTGGTTCAAGAATTACTGCACCAACTTCATCAGCTGCCGCTGTATTCAAGAAGAAATCGCGAATTTCTTGAAGTAATCTTTCATCAACTTGTTCCGTCGTCATTCCTTGTGGAGCACGATAGTAATATGGATAAGGCAATTTGTAAATAGACGGAGCAAATGGGCCAAATCCATGTTTATAAGGCTTCACTTTGCTTGTTAACGTCATGGTTAACAACGTACGGCCGTGATAGCCTCGTTCAAAAGATAGAATTCCAGCCTTTTTCGTATATTTCCGTGCAATTTTCACAGCATTTTCGACCGCTTCTGCCCCACTGTTTGCAAACATTGTTTTTTTCGTAAACTCACCAGGTGTTAGCTTATTTAACTGTTCAGCCAGCTTGACA
This portion of the Bacillus alveayuensis genome encodes:
- a CDS encoding 4-aminobutyrate aminotransferase/(S)-3-amino-2-methylpropionate transaminase (product_source=KO:K07250; cath_funfam=3.40.640.10,3.90.1150.10; cog=COG0160; ko=KO:K07250; pfam=PF00202; superfamily=53383; tigrfam=TIGR00700): MAIIKQTEVNEKSQALHKRRSEAVPRGPYNITSIYAESGKGAIIKDVDGNEYIDFAGGIGVQNVGHCHPKVVQAIKEQAEKLIHPCFHVAPYESYVKLAEQLNKLTPGEFTKKTMFANSGAEAVENAVKIARKYTKKAGILSFERGYHGRTLLTMTLTSKVKPYKHGFGPFAPSIYKLPYPYYYRAPQGMTTEQVDERLLQEIRDFFLNTAAADEVGAVILEPVQGEGGFVVPSKTFVKGLKEICEENDILFIADEIQTGFARTGKWFAIEHFDVTPDLMTMSKSIAAGMPLSAVTGRAEVMDASDPGQLGGTFGGSPIACQAGLAVIDVIKEEQLVDRANAIGKRINDFLQELKETNPFVGDVRGLGAMQAIELVKDKNTKEPAKEEVAQIVAQCNKNGLIALSAGIYSNVLRFLPPLVIQDDELEAGLNILKNAIEKVSKK